A genomic window from Halogeometricum borinquense DSM 11551 includes:
- a CDS encoding HAD family hydrolase, which produces MPTCDLAPFDAVVWDLDGTLVHLAVDWGAVATEAEATFRAAGIDADGTDLWGMLDLADESDMREDIEAILSEHEQEGARRSKRLACAETMGTFEVEGVCSLNCEAACHVALDTHDLAGHADAVVGRDSVATRKPDPEPLLETLRRMDAAPDDAVFVGDSRRDKLTAERAGVAFRYVGDGPSGV; this is translated from the coding sequence ATGCCTACTTGCGACCTCGCGCCGTTCGACGCGGTGGTGTGGGACCTCGACGGAACGCTCGTCCACCTCGCCGTGGACTGGGGTGCCGTGGCGACTGAGGCCGAAGCGACGTTTCGAGCGGCGGGAATCGATGCCGACGGGACGGACCTCTGGGGCATGTTAGACCTCGCGGACGAGTCAGACATGCGTGAGGACATCGAAGCGATTCTTTCTGAACATGAACAGGAGGGGGCGCGACGCTCGAAGCGACTCGCCTGCGCCGAGACGATGGGCACGTTCGAGGTCGAGGGCGTCTGCTCGCTCAACTGCGAAGCGGCCTGTCACGTCGCGCTCGACACGCACGACCTCGCGGGGCACGCGGACGCCGTCGTCGGCCGCGACTCCGTTGCGACGCGGAAACCCGACCCGGAACCGCTGTTGGAGACGCTTCGGCGGATGGACGCCGCACCGGACGATGCCGTCTTCGTCGGTGACTCCCGGCGGGACAAACTGACTGCAGAACGCGCTGGCGTCGCATTCCGATACGTCGGCGACGGCCCCTCTGGCGTCTGA
- a CDS encoding acyl-CoA dehydrogenase family protein: MEIADAGSALTDEQRAIRDVVREFAVEEIRPTAREADETESFPEDVWDGLAELDLTGLTVPEEYGGFDADRMTYTVVNEQVAYGQLAVATALSVHCLATSCIAKFGSDEQKEAWLPEMARGRPVGMFALSEPDAGSNPAEMSTVARREGDEYVINGKKQWITNGQRGDVCILFAKTDPDDPSSVTQFLVPKDAGIEVGKKEHKLGLRASDTTSLIFDDVHIPAENRLTEEGKGLSAAFRILTGGRMGIAAQAVGLAQSAFDEAREYAHDREQFGGPISDIQAVRHKFSEMATQIHASRLMVREAARQDDAGEDPRIAASMAKYFASEAAVDVTNEAVQIHGGYGYTTDFEVERMYRDSKITTIYEGTSEIQKEVIARGVLD; encoded by the coding sequence ATGGAAATTGCAGACGCCGGTTCGGCACTCACCGACGAGCAACGGGCGATTCGCGACGTAGTTCGAGAGTTTGCCGTCGAGGAGATTCGTCCGACGGCGCGCGAGGCGGACGAGACGGAATCGTTCCCCGAGGATGTCTGGGACGGCCTCGCTGAACTCGATCTGACGGGCCTGACTGTCCCCGAGGAGTACGGTGGCTTCGACGCCGACCGGATGACGTACACCGTCGTCAACGAACAGGTCGCCTACGGCCAACTTGCCGTGGCGACTGCCCTGTCGGTACACTGTCTCGCCACCTCATGTATCGCCAAATTCGGGAGCGACGAACAGAAAGAGGCGTGGTTGCCCGAGATGGCTCGCGGTCGGCCCGTCGGGATGTTCGCACTGTCGGAACCTGACGCCGGATCGAACCCCGCAGAGATGTCTACTGTCGCACGCCGTGAGGGCGACGAGTACGTGATAAACGGCAAGAAACAGTGGATAACGAACGGCCAGCGCGGCGATGTCTGTATTCTGTTCGCCAAGACGGATCCCGACGACCCCTCGTCGGTCACGCAGTTCCTCGTTCCCAAGGACGCGGGCATCGAAGTCGGAAAGAAGGAACACAAACTCGGTCTCCGCGCTTCCGACACGACCTCGCTCATCTTCGACGACGTTCACATTCCGGCGGAGAACCGACTCACCGAGGAGGGGAAGGGTCTCTCTGCGGCGTTCCGCATTCTCACCGGCGGGCGGATGGGAATCGCCGCGCAGGCGGTCGGCCTCGCGCAGTCAGCGTTTGACGAGGCGCGCGAGTACGCCCACGACCGAGAACAGTTCGGCGGCCCGATTTCCGACATCCAAGCCGTCCGGCACAAGTTCTCCGAGATGGCGACGCAAATCCACGCCTCCCGCCTGATGGTCCGCGAGGCCGCACGGCAGGACGACGCGGGCGAGGACCCGCGCATCGCGGCGTCGATGGCCAAGTACTTCGCCAGCGAGGCGGCCGTGGACGTAACCAACGAAGCGGTCCAGATACACGGCGGATACGGCTACACGACGGACTTCGAGGTAGAGCGGATGTACCGCGACTCGAAGATCACGACCATCTACGAGGGAACGAGCGAAATTCAAAAGGAAGTCATCGCTCGCGGCGTCCTCGACTGA
- a CDS encoding alanyl-tRNA editing protein: MLTRAPEEPTVREFDAAATSVDGRDVTLDQTYFYAESGGQPADRGTLGGIPLDDVQKVDGNVVHTLASAPDFDEGETITGVIDDDFRTYCMRAHTASHVLYGAGRRILSDLGYGGFDISPEKVRVDFVTTTEIDDEVLVELERLVNRAVWDARPVSWEEVPAEEAFERDDVAFNTKTEEGVMGDSDTIRLVTVEDWDVAACGGTHVSNTLEIGPVTVLGRSNPGEGLTRVEFAVGPTGIDRRATVHRAALDTACELETSVDDTAEAAASLRAEKQSIEAERRKLESELLTERITEFETLAKNGAQWHVGVIDGFDSNDAGEAAKDVVRDENETDVVAAVGAGERPYLVVAAGSDSGVDAGDVVSRATDEFGGGGGGGATFAQGGGLDADPADVTSFLKDA; the protein is encoded by the coding sequence ATGTTAACGCGTGCCCCTGAGGAGCCGACCGTCCGTGAGTTCGACGCCGCGGCGACGAGCGTGGACGGCCGCGACGTGACACTCGATCAGACGTACTTCTACGCCGAGAGCGGCGGCCAACCCGCCGATAGGGGAACACTCGGTGGGATCCCTCTCGATGACGTACAGAAGGTTGATGGGAACGTGGTTCACACGCTGGCGTCTGCCCCCGACTTCGACGAGGGCGAGACGATCACCGGCGTCATCGACGACGACTTCCGGACGTACTGCATGCGCGCGCACACGGCGAGCCACGTTCTCTACGGCGCGGGACGACGCATCCTCTCGGACCTCGGCTACGGCGGGTTCGACATCTCGCCCGAGAAGGTACGCGTGGACTTCGTCACCACAACGGAGATCGACGACGAGGTGCTAGTCGAACTCGAACGACTGGTCAACCGCGCGGTGTGGGATGCCCGCCCCGTCTCGTGGGAGGAAGTCCCCGCTGAGGAGGCGTTCGAACGGGACGACGTGGCATTCAACACGAAGACCGAAGAGGGCGTGATGGGCGATTCTGATACGATACGCCTCGTCACCGTCGAGGACTGGGACGTGGCCGCTTGCGGCGGCACACACGTCTCGAACACGCTCGAAATCGGCCCTGTCACCGTTCTCGGCCGCTCGAACCCCGGCGAGGGGCTCACCCGCGTCGAATTCGCGGTCGGCCCGACCGGCATCGACCGACGCGCGACGGTCCACCGCGCCGCCCTCGACACCGCATGCGAACTCGAAACGTCGGTTGACGACACCGCTGAGGCAGCGGCATCCCTGCGGGCTGAGAAACAGTCGATCGAAGCGGAACGACGGAAACTGGAGTCTGAACTTCTCACAGAGCGTATCACGGAGTTCGAAACGCTGGCGAAGAACGGCGCGCAGTGGCACGTCGGTGTCATCGACGGCTTCGACAGCAACGACGCGGGGGAAGCAGCGAAAGATGTCGTCAGAGACGAGAATGAGACGGACGTGGTGGCCGCCGTTGGCGCGGGAGAGCGACCGTATCTCGTCGTCGCCGCCGGGTCCGACAGCGGTGTCGATGCCGGTGACGTAGTGAGTCGGGCGACCGACGAGTTCGGTGGCGGTGGCGGCGGCGGCGCGACGTTCGCACAGGGCGGCGGCCTCGACGCCGATCCGGCGGACGTGACGTCGTTCCTCAAAGACGCCTGA
- a CDS encoding helix-turn-helix domain-containing protein, producing the protein MPKYSTGSGGGGGDADSCELCGRSSPKLRRANVAGANLLVCPDCAPHDDSKHEGTGGSSSSDTSDSEPSRKKRAAQRQAKMYDQAKGDSKHWEREGTNYEKDRLPYLVSDYGDVVATARQDAGLTVEELAAELDADESDIDAVEQGRATRAGVGGSLVRAIEEKLDVTLVDE; encoded by the coding sequence ATGCCCAAATACTCGACCGGAAGCGGGGGTGGTGGGGGAGATGCCGACAGTTGCGAACTCTGCGGCCGTTCGTCGCCGAAACTTCGCCGCGCTAACGTCGCCGGTGCGAACTTGCTCGTCTGCCCGGACTGCGCACCGCACGACGACTCCAAGCACGAAGGGACGGGTGGGTCGTCCAGTAGCGATACGTCGGACAGCGAACCAAGTCGAAAGAAGCGGGCCGCCCAGCGCCAAGCGAAGATGTACGACCAAGCGAAGGGCGACTCGAAGCACTGGGAGCGAGAGGGAACGAACTACGAGAAGGACCGACTACCGTATCTCGTCTCCGACTACGGCGATGTGGTTGCGACGGCGCGGCAGGACGCCGGTCTGACCGTCGAAGAACTCGCCGCTGAACTCGACGCCGACGAATCGGATATCGACGCCGTCGAACAGGGACGTGCGACGCGCGCGGGTGTCGGCGGGTCGCTCGTCCGCGCTATCGAAGAGAAACTGGACGTGACGCTCGTAGACGAATAA
- a CDS encoding GrpB family protein, whose amino-acid sequence MDETPITIAEYNPEWPDIFERERQRLASVLDEYTARIEHIGSTSVPGLAAKPIIDITAVVTDIDGCWGDLDKLSAVFGYELSSIPSDWLFVQRTDESGQLYNLHLISAADDQWKQDLLFREYLRTYPDVRDEYASVKRSAAESNPNDITAYTHSKNEFCQSVLERARADDTIEVPGVIPEV is encoded by the coding sequence ATGGACGAGACGCCGATCACGATTGCAGAGTACAACCCGGAATGGCCCGACATATTCGAGCGCGAGCGACAGCGACTTGCGTCAGTTTTAGACGAGTACACCGCTCGAATCGAACACATCGGAAGTACGTCGGTACCGGGGCTGGCTGCGAAACCAATCATCGACATTACGGCCGTTGTAACGGATATTGACGGCTGTTGGGGTGATTTGGACAAACTCAGCGCCGTCTTCGGCTACGAGTTGAGTTCCATCCCTTCCGATTGGCTGTTCGTGCAGCGAACTGACGAGAGCGGTCAACTGTACAATCTCCATCTCATCAGCGCTGCGGACGACCAGTGGAAACAGGACCTTCTCTTCCGCGAGTATCTACGGACGTATCCGGATGTTCGAGACGAGTACGCGTCCGTAAAGCGTTCGGCGGCCGAATCGAATCCGAACGACATCACCGCGTACACCCACTCGAAAAACGAGTTCTGTCAGTCCGTTCTCGAACGAGCGCGCGCGGATGACACTATCGAGGTCCCGGGCGTGATTCCTGAGGTCTGA
- a CDS encoding DUF420 domain-containing protein, with amino-acid sequence MAFRVRDNVPGVAAALSVVSLALVFGAVLGYIPASLLPHVSESALDLIPHVNAVLSTTAIVTIVLGVRAIRRGNVARHRALMLSTLGLFIGFLVLYLYRLTILEGPTEFPSQGVVYQFVYLPTLAVHILLAIVCIPLLYYVLLLAVTRPIEEIYETRHKTVGRVAASLWLVSFVLGDVVYTLLHLVN; translated from the coding sequence ATGGCATTTCGCGTTCGAGACAACGTCCCCGGTGTGGCGGCCGCACTAAGCGTCGTCTCACTTGCACTCGTCTTCGGTGCGGTTCTCGGATACATTCCGGCGTCATTGCTCCCGCACGTTTCGGAGAGTGCCCTCGACCTCATCCCACACGTTAACGCCGTTCTGAGTACGACAGCAATCGTCACTATCGTCTTGGGCGTGCGCGCTATTCGGCGCGGCAACGTGGCCCGACACCGTGCGCTGATGCTCAGTACGCTCGGACTGTTCATCGGGTTCCTTGTCCTTTATCTCTACAGGTTAACCATCCTCGAAGGACCCACGGAGTTCCCCAGTCAGGGGGTGGTGTACCAGTTCGTTTACCTCCCGACGCTGGCCGTCCACATCCTCCTTGCTATCGTCTGCATCCCGCTTCTGTACTACGTCCTCCTCTTGGCCGTCACCCGGCCCATCGAGGAGATCTACGAGACGCGGCACAAGACGGTCGGACGGGTGGCGGCGTCGCTGTGGTTGGTCTCGTTCGTCCTCGGCGACGTAGTGTACACGCTCTTGCACCTCGTCAACTGA
- a CDS encoding multicopper oxidase domain-containing protein yields the protein MGAPGTGLSRREFLKATGVAGLSASAGCTAPSAEQPAANTQTTTAAASSSLPTTAPPQVVDVEDQGGSVTLKTKPARHEVHPLDSMGGPVELPKVWAFQADDRPPSVPAPILRTTEGEDMEVVLDNTQGKRPHTVHFHGVQKAWKDDGVPTTTGITVKPGEKHTYTIPANVPGTHIYHCHFQTHRHIDMGMYGIFRVDPKGYEPADKEYFMTLKEWDSRLNRMMAGEDMSYSPRNRNPDVFTINGKSAPRTLHPEDGSPIIVSQGDTVRLHLVNGGYMSHPMHIHNHRFQRVEKDGGTVPKAARHDMDVTNIAPAERHTIEFTANSDPGIYLMHCHKVNHVMNGNFYPGGMLSGVVYEEAMDTDIFATLMDYAGYKG from the coding sequence ATGGGCGCTCCCGGTACTGGATTGTCGCGTCGTGAATTTCTGAAGGCCACCGGTGTGGCAGGACTCTCCGCGAGTGCGGGCTGTACCGCACCCTCGGCCGAGCAACCAGCGGCGAATACGCAGACGACGACGGCGGCGGCGTCCTCGTCGCTCCCGACCACCGCTCCACCGCAGGTGGTGGATGTCGAAGATCAAGGCGGGTCGGTGACGCTGAAAACCAAACCCGCACGTCACGAAGTTCACCCGCTCGACTCGATGGGTGGACCTGTCGAACTCCCGAAGGTGTGGGCATTTCAAGCGGACGACCGGCCGCCGTCCGTCCCCGCACCGATACTCCGGACAACCGAAGGCGAGGATATGGAAGTCGTCCTCGACAACACGCAGGGCAAGCGGCCACACACGGTACACTTCCACGGCGTCCAGAAGGCGTGGAAGGACGACGGCGTTCCGACGACGACGGGAATCACCGTCAAGCCCGGTGAGAAACACACGTATACGATTCCGGCGAACGTGCCGGGCACGCACATCTACCACTGCCACTTCCAGACGCACCGCCACATCGACATGGGGATGTACGGTATCTTCCGTGTCGATCCCAAGGGGTACGAACCGGCCGACAAGGAGTACTTCATGACGCTCAAAGAGTGGGACTCCCGACTCAACCGCATGATGGCGGGCGAGGACATGTCCTACTCGCCGCGGAACCGCAACCCCGATGTGTTCACCATCAACGGGAAGAGTGCGCCGCGGACGCTCCACCCTGAAGACGGGTCGCCAATCATCGTGTCGCAGGGCGACACCGTTCGCCTGCACCTCGTCAACGGCGGCTACATGAGCCACCCGATGCACATTCACAACCACCGCTTCCAGCGCGTGGAGAAGGACGGCGGGACGGTTCCGAAGGCCGCTCGGCACGATATGGACGTGACCAACATCGCACCTGCCGAGCGTCACACCATCGAGTTCACCGCGAACTCCGACCCCGGCATCTATCTCATGCACTGCCACAAGGTCAACCACGTGATGAACGGGAACTTCTACCCCGGCGGGATGCTCTCCGGCGTCGTCTACGAAGAGGCGATGGACACGGACATCTTTGCGACGTTGATGGATTACGCCGGATACAAAGGCTGA
- a CDS encoding halocyanin domain-containing protein: MTTNRFSRRAVVRTAVGVGATAALGVGSSTVSAQSPTLSSWFSNTSNYDGVVDRTGQSEVTITVGASGNGGNFGFGPAAVRVDPGTTVVWKWNGKGSSHNVVAEDGSFKSEMVGTSGHTFSHTFEEAGVWKYACTPHKPMGMKGAVVVGDAAVGGESSATQSTAEKSGGEKPAALKSWFSNTSNYDGVVDRTGNDEVTVEVGAKGNGASFAFGPAAIRVDPGTTVVWEWNGKGGAHNVVAEDGSFKSEMVNKSGHSFSHAFEETGTYKYACTPHKSMGMKGVVLVGDAGGGAGGSGGSSNSGAFGGVSDSALLFGGSLLGAFLSPIAVAVMLALGDDDCPPETDERTHGHPSD; the protein is encoded by the coding sequence ATGACGACGAACCGCTTCTCTCGTCGAGCTGTCGTACGTACGGCTGTGGGTGTCGGTGCAACCGCCGCGCTCGGGGTGGGGTCCTCGACGGTCAGCGCGCAGTCTCCGACTCTCTCGTCGTGGTTTTCGAACACGAGCAACTACGACGGCGTCGTTGACCGAACAGGGCAGTCGGAGGTGACCATCACTGTCGGCGCGTCGGGGAACGGCGGTAATTTCGGCTTCGGCCCCGCAGCGGTTCGCGTCGATCCCGGAACGACCGTCGTCTGGAAATGGAACGGGAAGGGTAGCAGTCACAACGTCGTTGCCGAGGATGGCTCGTTCAAATCCGAGATGGTCGGAACGAGCGGTCACACCTTCTCGCACACGTTCGAAGAGGCGGGCGTCTGGAAGTACGCCTGCACACCGCACAAGCCGATGGGGATGAAAGGTGCCGTCGTCGTCGGTGACGCCGCTGTCGGCGGTGAGTCGTCGGCAACGCAATCGACGGCGGAGAAATCCGGCGGCGAGAAACCCGCCGCTCTCAAATCGTGGTTTTCGAACACGAGCAACTACGACGGCGTCGTTGACCGGACGGGGAACGACGAAGTCACAGTGGAGGTGGGCGCAAAAGGTAACGGTGCGAGTTTCGCGTTCGGTCCGGCCGCGATTCGCGTCGATCCCGGAACGACCGTCGTCTGGGAGTGGAACGGGAAGGGCGGCGCGCATAACGTCGTCGCAGAGGACGGGTCGTTCAAGTCAGAGATGGTCAACAAGAGCGGTCACTCCTTCTCGCACGCGTTCGAGGAGACGGGTACCTACAAATACGCCTGCACACCGCACAAGTCGATGGGAATGAAAGGTGTTGTCCTCGTCGGCGACGCCGGCGGCGGTGCCGGTGGCAGTGGCGGAAGTTCTAATTCCGGCGCATTCGGTGGTGTCTCCGACTCGGCACTGCTGTTCGGCGGGAGTTTGCTTGGGGCGTTCCTTTCACCGATAGCCGTCGCGGTGATGCTGGCCCTCGGTGACGACGACTGCCCGCCGGAAACGGATGAGCGAACTCACGGCCATCCGTCAGACTGA
- the purF gene encoding amidophosphoribosyltransferase, giving the protein MSDGRDAQTPTPGRDAGRQQPTADDLSGPTEKCGVVGVALADRAAARPLYYSLYALQHRGQESAGIVTHDGFQQHSHVETGLVGDVFGESDLDSLTGTTGIGHVRYPTSGGLDSCCAQPFSVSFKSGSLGLAHNGNLVNADEIRDELEDLGHAFTSDGDTEVIAHDLARNLLEEDLVRAVKHTMGRIHGSYSLTIMHDETVLAVRDPQGNRPLCIGKLDDGYVVASESAAIDTLDGDLVRDVRPGELVVLESDGSGFDSYQLVEQEHTAHCFFEHVYFARPDSVIDDTLVYEARRDLGRKLWEESGVESDVVMPVPDSGRAFATGYAEAANETTADGDPRESDDSVEFAEGLMKNRYVGRTFIMPTQDERERAVRLKLNPIKSTIEGRSVTIIDDSIVRGTTSRQLVQLVRDAGAEEVHVRIGAPPIIAPCYMGIDMATREELIASDKTTEEIRDDIGADSLSYLSIDAIAAALGESRADLCLGCVTSEYPYDIDGEPTDRSVERPSISDETLPADD; this is encoded by the coding sequence ATGTCAGACGGGCGGGACGCTCAGACCCCCACACCCGGACGCGACGCGGGCCGACAGCAACCGACGGCCGACGACCTCTCGGGACCGACCGAGAAATGCGGCGTCGTCGGCGTCGCGCTCGCGGACCGCGCCGCCGCGCGACCGCTGTACTACTCTCTGTACGCGCTCCAACATCGCGGACAGGAGTCGGCAGGTATCGTCACCCACGACGGGTTCCAACAGCACAGCCACGTCGAGACGGGACTCGTCGGTGACGTGTTCGGTGAGTCCGACCTCGACTCGTTGACCGGAACGACAGGTATCGGGCACGTCCGCTATCCCACGTCCGGCGGTCTCGACTCCTGTTGTGCCCAACCGTTCTCGGTGTCGTTCAAATCGGGATCACTCGGCCTCGCACACAACGGCAACCTCGTCAACGCCGACGAGATACGCGACGAACTGGAAGATCTCGGACACGCGTTCACGTCCGACGGCGACACCGAAGTCATCGCCCACGACCTTGCGCGGAATCTGCTCGAAGAGGACCTCGTCCGCGCGGTCAAGCATACGATGGGACGCATTCACGGGTCGTACTCGCTCACCATCATGCACGACGAGACGGTGCTTGCGGTGCGCGACCCGCAGGGGAATCGACCGCTCTGCATCGGAAAACTTGACGACGGCTACGTCGTCGCAAGCGAATCTGCGGCCATCGATACCCTCGACGGAGACCTCGTCCGCGACGTGCGACCGGGTGAACTCGTCGTCCTCGAATCCGACGGCTCCGGCTTCGACTCCTACCAACTCGTCGAACAGGAGCACACCGCCCACTGCTTTTTCGAACACGTCTACTTCGCCCGCCCGGATTCCGTCATCGACGACACGCTCGTCTACGAGGCGCGTCGTGACCTCGGTCGGAAGCTCTGGGAGGAGTCAGGTGTCGAGTCCGACGTGGTGATGCCAGTCCCCGATTCCGGACGCGCGTTCGCCACCGGCTACGCCGAAGCAGCCAACGAAACCACGGCAGACGGTGACCCCCGTGAAAGCGACGATAGCGTCGAGTTCGCGGAGGGGCTGATGAAGAACCGCTACGTCGGTCGAACGTTCATCATGCCGACGCAGGACGAACGCGAGCGCGCCGTTCGCCTGAAACTCAACCCCATCAAAAGTACCATCGAGGGCCGCTCTGTCACCATCATCGACGACAGCATCGTCCGCGGCACCACCTCGCGCCAACTCGTCCAACTCGTCCGCGACGCCGGTGCCGAGGAGGTTCACGTTCGTATCGGTGCGCCGCCAATCATCGCACCTTGCTACATGGGTATCGACATGGCGACCCGCGAGGAACTCATCGCCTCCGACAAGACCACAGAGGAGATACGCGACGATATCGGTGCGGACAGTCTCTCGTACCTCTCTATCGATGCCATCGCGGCCGCTCTTGGCGAGTCTCGTGCGGACCTTTGTCTCGGGTGCGTCACGAGCGAGTACCCCTACGATATCGATGGCGAACCGACCGACCGGTCGGTCGAACGCCCGTCTATCAGCGACGAGACGCTTCCGGCTGACGACTGA
- a CDS encoding 50S ribosomal protein L37e — protein sequence MTGAGTPSQGKKNKTTHVKCRRCGEKSYHVNKKVCSSCGFGKSAKRRDYEWQSKTGDN from the coding sequence ATGACGGGAGCCGGAACACCGAGCCAAGGAAAGAAGAACAAAACGACGCACGTGAAGTGCCGTCGATGCGGTGAGAAGTCCTACCACGTGAACAAGAAAGTCTGCTCGTCGTGCGGCTTTGGCAAATCCGCCAAACGCCGTGACTACGAGTGGCAGTCGAAGACGGGCGACAACTAA
- a CDS encoding LSM domain-containing protein — protein sequence MSGRPLDVLEASLEESVTVNLKDGSSYYGTLAGYDQHMNVVLEAPADEEEAILGEIEVTPVEDTTIIRGDNVVTIKA from the coding sequence ATGAGCGGACGACCCCTCGACGTACTCGAGGCTTCGCTGGAAGAATCCGTGACTGTCAACCTGAAAGACGGCAGTTCGTACTACGGTACTCTGGCGGGCTACGACCAGCATATGAACGTTGTCCTCGAAGCGCCAGCTGACGAGGAAGAGGCGATTCTCGGCGAGATAGAGGTTACGCCGGTTGAAGACACAACGATTATACGCGGCGATAACGTCGTCACCATCAAAGCATGA
- a CDS encoding PAS domain-containing sensor histidine kinase: protein MDTGRLVEEVEEDPFAYLPVLVVVTRPDEDGVPVIEDCNDRFLERLGYDYESVIGRRVTEFYTAESAANHLHGGYERARRGDYDREERDFLTADGNVISTVVRATPRRVDGEVVGVVAVYVDVTEQKWREQHVNVLNRVMRHNIRNDLNVLHGHAEMLAQHDDESVVESANVVGRAVERWLSLTEKATEIERLFEETTDRSAHLPKLLHEVQTAVEMGWPDATIQIEQQVADVHVSSRLSAVIDELCENGVKHTSCDSPEVRIDASRVDGNWVKICVTDEGPGIPDHERAVLRHGEETDLVHGSGLGFWLVRTVVRRIGGHLRVADAPNGSGSVVTVYVPIVEETNNGEW, encoded by the coding sequence ATGGACACGGGACGATTGGTTGAGGAGGTAGAAGAGGACCCGTTCGCGTATCTGCCGGTCCTGGTTGTTGTGACTCGTCCCGACGAAGACGGCGTTCCCGTGATCGAAGACTGTAACGACCGATTCCTTGAGCGACTCGGCTATGACTACGAGTCGGTTATCGGCCGCCGCGTCACGGAGTTTTACACCGCTGAATCCGCGGCGAACCACCTTCACGGAGGGTACGAACGGGCGCGGCGCGGCGACTACGACCGGGAAGAACGAGACTTTCTCACCGCCGACGGAAACGTCATTTCGACCGTCGTGCGTGCGACGCCTCGACGAGTTGATGGCGAGGTGGTTGGTGTGGTCGCTGTCTACGTCGATGTGACAGAACAGAAGTGGCGCGAACAACATGTAAACGTCCTCAACCGGGTGATGCGCCACAACATCCGCAACGATCTGAACGTCTTGCACGGACACGCCGAGATGCTCGCACAACACGACGACGAATCCGTCGTGGAGTCTGCGAACGTCGTCGGGCGGGCTGTCGAACGGTGGCTGTCGTTGACGGAGAAAGCGACGGAGATAGAACGGCTGTTCGAGGAGACGACCGACCGGTCTGCACACCTGCCGAAACTCCTCCACGAGGTACAGACAGCGGTGGAGATGGGATGGCCCGACGCGACGATTCAGATCGAACAGCAAGTCGCTGATGTCCACGTCTCCTCCCGCCTCAGTGCCGTGATCGACGAACTCTGCGAGAACGGCGTCAAACACACCAGTTGCGACAGCCCCGAAGTCCGCATTGATGCGTCACGCGTTGACGGCAACTGGGTGAAGATATGTGTCACCGACGAGGGTCCCGGAATTCCGGATCACGAACGCGCGGTGCTACGACACGGTGAGGAGACGGACCTCGTCCACGGAAGCGGACTGGGATTTTGGTTGGTCCGGACCGTCGTTCGCCGTATCGGCGGCCATCTCCGTGTCGCGGACGCGCCGAATGGGTCAGGAAGTGTCGTCACCGTTTATGTACCTATCGTTGAGGAAACTAACAATGGGGAATGGTGA